The following proteins are co-located in the Apium graveolens cultivar Ventura chromosome 5, ASM990537v1, whole genome shotgun sequence genome:
- the LOC141724332 gene encoding protein IWS1 homolog 1 gives MAYDNDPYRDEDGEPLMDMDDAYQSDQEPEPVNQLDDDDDGEWRRRDRSPTPVYDEDSKSRPRKRLIKKSGGGGDVAVPDFGLGDEDLDDVRDESDGEFRSESVRKSGGKDKKKGKMERREKSGGERRDKFRVKKRGRDDDDGDNEVKEMWDTIAGGDSEDDQDGVKMADDDNFIDDTGVDPADRYGSDNEPHSPGNAPQAEEGEEDDEMKDLFKMGKKKKKSEKSAAEISLLVEKVMAELEICAEEDAKLNMLSKPAINKLKKLPLLTEVLSKKQLQQEFLDHGVLTLLKNWLEPLPDGSLPNINIRAAILKILTDFPIDLEQFDRREQLKKSGLGKVIMFLSKSDEEITANRKIAKDLVDKWSRPIFNKSTRFEDMRNFDDERANYRRPSGKKPINKAGGMQSRDDDFDLAEFSQESKSSQSSSRQHASRPEAMPLDFMVRPQSKIDPDEIRARAKQTVQDQRRLKMNKKLQQLKAPKKKQLQATKLSVEGRGMVKYL, from the exons ATGGCTTACGATAACGATCC GTATAGAGATGAAGACGGAGAGCCATTGATGGACATGGACGACGCGTACCAATCCGATCAAGAACCGGAACCTGTGAATCAGTTAGACGATGACGACGACGGCGAGTGGCGCCGCCGAGATCGCTCGCCGACGCCGGTGTACGATGAGGACTCCAAGTCGAGGCCACGGAAGCGGTTGATTAAGAAAAGCGGCGGCGGTGGTGATGTGGCGGTGCCGGATTTTGGATTGGGGGATGAGGATTTGGATGATGTGAGGGATGAGTCGGATGGAGAGTTTCGAAGCGAGTCGGTGAGGAAGAGTGGAGGGAAGGATAAGAAGAAGGGGAAGATGGAGAGGAGAGAGAAGAGTGGGGGAGAGAGGAGGGACAAGTTTAGGGTTAAAAAGAGGGGTAGAGATGATGATGATGGGGATAACGAGGTTAAGGAGATGTGGGATACAATTGCCGGGGGCGATTCTGAG GATGATCAAGATGGTGTTAAGATGGCAGACGATGACAACTTTATAGATGATACTGGGGTAGATCCTGCCGACCGCTATGGCAGTGACAATGAACCACATTCTCCGGGCAATGCTCCTCAG GCAGAGGAGGGTGAGGAGGATGATGAAATGAAGGATCTTTTCAAAATGGgcaaaaaaaagaagaaaagcgAGAAAAGTGCTGCTGAAATTTCACTGCTAGTTGAAAAAGTCATGGCCGAGCTGGAAATATGCGCAGAAGAAGATGCCAAATTGAACATGCTGTCCAAACCTGCCATAAACAAGCTTAAGAAGCTCCCTCTTCTTACAGAAGTTCTTTCAAA GAAACAGCTACAACAAGAATTCTTAGATCATGGAGTACTAACTCTTTTAAAGAATTGGCTTGAGCCTCTTCCAGATGGGAGCTTACCCAATATTAATATCCGTGCAGCAATATTGAAGATATTGACCGAT TTTCCAATTGATTTAGAGCAGTTTGATAGAAGGGAGCAGTTGAAAAAGAGTGGACTCGGGAAA GTTATCATGTTTCTGTCAAAATCTGATGAAGAGATCACAGCAAACAGGAAAATTGCCAAAGATTTAGTTGATAAATGG TCTCGACCAATATTTAATAAGAGCACAAGGTTTGAGGATATGAGAAATTTTGATGACGAGAGAGCAAACTATCGAAGGCCATCAGGGAAGAA GCCAATAAATAAAGCTGGTGGGATGCAATCAAGAGATGATGATTTTGATTTGGCTGAATTTTCACA GGAATCAAAGTCTAGCCAGTCATCTTCTAGGCAGCATGCCTCGAGGCCTGAGGCCATGCCACTGGATTTTATGGTGCGTCCCCAATCCAAAATTGATCCAGATGAGATTCGCGCCCGAGCTAAACAAACTGTCCAAGATCAGCGTCGCCTTAAG ATGAATAAGAAGTTGCAACAGCTAAAAGCCCCTAAAAAGAAGCAGCTCCAGGCTACGAAACTCAGTGTGGAAGGCCGGGGCATGGTTAAGTACCTGTGA
- the LOC141661589 gene encoding cation/H(+) antiporter 3-like, producing the protein MSSLDHADFRSQGENVRRYDQMCSYDVSLNSPGLFALGFQDFLTYILPRLELQLALMFSLTQALHFLFRRFNFPRNFSEILTGIILGRTLLGHIVGIEKHRILFPEDDVVLETLTKLGFIFYMFLVGVKMDPNLVPKAGKKGWSIGISAAVCPLIVSTILSSHNMLEYYLPIYRRPAIRAIARTIEISPFPVIVALLIDLKIMNSELGRLALAAGLVCDLLNVIQVLGQTTYRLFTADFGLPVILLTLIESLLVTIASAFSHVLFVKIIQLTPEGKPVKNYYISLICCGVLVSAIACDNVGLQSHFAPFVIGLAVPSGPPLGSAISDMMDTFISGLLAPFILTYCAIKIDLAVFYDSSFIHSVLYIVSVITASKLVAVCGAAVAVKVPIRDAVNLSIIMATQGIVQGALYEGIYRLQTIDRESFTVLILSIFAMALVAHLSVGFLNDYSRAYSGYQKRNIHHTPYNAELRVLACVDRVDDAMAAIKLLEISNPCKESPLAIYALHLVELVGRATPVLINHGLGQKNATTNSPSRQLIGLFEKFGAQSIGVANVQVFTAMSLPIFMHHDICSLAFDKLVSLIILPFHRKWNQQGKVIYDSSVQRTINRQVLEMAPCSVGLLIDRRKIRPQQASLDDEKDSLFHIGVIFLGGADDREAVAYAKRIMVKALGSCLTVVRIVAANAVQENQWDTILDTETLRDIKMQGANQNNIQYREVKSKDGPDTALIINTMVEEGEFDLLMVGRRQSETSPLLTGLSEWSDLPELGSIGDILASADITRPVSVLVMQQQTVRTK; encoded by the exons ATGTCATCGCTGGACCATGCCGATTTTAGAAGTCAAGGAGAGAATGTCAGGCGATACGACCAAATGTGCAGCTATGATGTATCACTTAATTCACCTGGTCTTTTTGCTTTGGGATTTCAAGATTTTCTTACTTATATTTTACCGCGCCTTGAGTTACAGTTAGCACTAATGTTCAGCCTTACTCAAGCTCTCCATTTCTTGTTCAGGCGCTTCAATTTTCCTCGAAATTTTTCTGAAATCCTG ACAGGAATTATACTAGGAAGAACACTGTTGGGACACATAGTGGGAATTGAGAAGCACCGAATATTGTTCCCGGAGGATGATGTTGTTCTTGAGACATTGACAAAATTGGGATTCATATTCTACATGTTTCTAGTTGGAGTGAAGATGGATCCAAACTTGGTTCCAAAAGCCGGAAAAAAGGGCTGGTCCATTGGCATTTCTGCTGCAGTATGCCCTTTAATTGTAAGCACCATCCTTTCGAGTCATAACATGTTGGAATATTACCTACCAATTTACAGAAGGCCTGCTATCAGAGCTATCGCCAGAACCATAGAAATATCCCCCTTCCCTGTCATTGTCGCACTTCTCATCGACCTAAAAATCATGAATTCAGAGCTGGGTCGCCTTGCCTTAGCTGCAGGGTTGGTATGTGATTTGCTTAATGTCATTCAAGTTCTAGGACAAACTACTTACAGATTATTTACTGCAGATTTTGGACTTCCTGTAATCCTTCTTACCCTTATTGAGAGTCTTCTTGTAACAATTGCTTCGGCCTTCAGTCACGTGTTATTCGTAAAAATTATCCAATTGACACCTGAAGGAAAGCCTGTCAAGAATTACTATATTTCCTTAATTTGTTGTGGTGTTCTTGTGAGCGCTATAGCTTGTGATAATGTTGGTCTGCAGTCTCATTTTGCCCCATTTGTGATCGGGTTGGCTGTGCCTTCTGGACCGCCTTTAGGTTCAGCGATTTCTGATATGATGGACACATTCATATCAGGCTTACTGGCACCATTCATTCTCACATATTGTGCAATCAAGATAGATTTAGCTGTGTTTTATGATTCGTCCTTCATACACTCGGTACTCTATATTGTTTCTGTTATTACTGCATCAAAATTAGTGGCTGTTTGTGGAGCAGCTGTGGCGGTCAAAGTGCCTATAAGAGATGCTGTTAATCTATCCATAATCATGGCTACACAAGGCATTGTCCAAGGCGCATTGTACGAAGGCATCTATAGACTTCAG ACAATTGATAGGGAAAGCTTTACGGTGCTGATTCTATCAATATTTGCAATGGCATTAGTGGCACACCTTTCTGTGGGATTCCTCAACGATTATTCAAGAGCATACTCTGGCTATCAGAAAAGAAACATTCATCACACTCCATACAATGCTGAGCTACGTGTACTCGCTTGTGTTGACAGAGTAGACGATGCCATGGCTGCCATAAAACTCCTTGAGATTTCTAATCCTTGTAAAGAAAGTCCTCTAGCAATCTACGCCCTCCACCTCGTGGAACTCGTGGGACGAGCCACACCAGTCTTAATCAACCACGGTTTAGGCCAAAAGAATGCAACTACCAACTCACCCTCGCGTCAACTCATAGGTCTTTTCGAAAAGTTTGGAGCACAGAGCATTGGAGTTGCCAATGTTCAAGTGTTCACAGCAATGTCATTGCCTATATTCATGCACCATGACATTTGTTCCCTCGCATTTGACAAGTTAGTGTCACTAATCATACTTCCATTCCATCGAAAATGGAATCAACAAGGCAAAGTTATATATGATAGTAGTGTACAGAGAACAATAAACAGACAAGTACTAGAAATGGCTCCATGTTCAGTAGGCCTTCTTATAGATCGTCGCAAAATCCGACCTCAACAAGCATCATTGGACGATGAAAAAGATTCTTTATTTCATATTGGTGTCATTTTTCTAGGCGGTGCAGATGACCGTGAAGCAGTAGCCTATGCAAAAAGAATAATGGTAAAAGCACTAGGCTCCTGCCTAACAGTAGTTCGAATAGTTGCAGCAAATGCAGTACAAGAGAATCAATGGGACACAATTCTTGACACGGAAACATTAAGGGACATAAAGATGCAAGGAGCAAACCAGAATAATATACAATATAGAGAGGTGAAATCGAAAGACGGACCAGACACAGCATTGATAATAAACACAATGGTGGAGGAAGGTGAGTTTGATCTGTTAATGGTGGGGCGGAGGCAAAGTGAGACTTCACCCTTATTGACGGGGTTATCGGAGTGGAGCGACCTGCCGGAGTTAGGATCGATAGGAGATATTTTGGCCTCTGCAGACATTACCAGACCAGTTTCAGTATTAGTGATGCAGCAGCAAACTGTAAGAACAAAGTGA